In one window of Nakamurella sp. PAMC28650 DNA:
- a CDS encoding TetR/AcrR family transcriptional regulator codes for MKKSTEEQVGSASSGMGRRRAAAKDDGTAAYAERRAEIKAAAADLFKKEGFRGTSIGRIAQALGIDRATLYYYVGSKEELFDDVVSGAVRANVQVAEAILKGAAPAPEKIFTLITSLMDSYAEHYPFLYVFIQENLGHVGERRSDWSREMRALNKRYEDIAVQMIEAGVADGTIRAVGEPWVMAYGLIGMVGWTNRWFNPDQTPTDAAAVGMTFARMLISGIAVAPDALDGVGAVSSNDRRNDLR; via the coding sequence ATGAAGAAGAGCACCGAGGAGCAGGTGGGGTCGGCGTCCAGCGGGATGGGTCGGCGGCGCGCGGCGGCGAAGGACGACGGGACCGCGGCCTATGCCGAGCGGCGCGCGGAGATCAAGGCGGCGGCAGCGGATCTGTTCAAGAAGGAGGGTTTCCGGGGAACGAGCATCGGTCGTATCGCGCAGGCGTTGGGGATCGATCGGGCCACGCTCTACTACTACGTAGGGAGCAAGGAGGAGCTGTTCGACGACGTGGTGAGCGGCGCGGTGCGGGCGAACGTCCAGGTTGCGGAGGCGATCCTGAAGGGGGCGGCGCCGGCGCCGGAGAAGATCTTCACGTTGATCACGTCCTTGATGGACAGCTACGCCGAGCACTATCCATTCCTCTACGTCTTCATCCAGGAGAATCTGGGCCACGTGGGGGAGCGTCGCTCTGATTGGTCGCGGGAGATGCGGGCGTTGAACAAGCGCTACGAGGACATCGCAGTGCAGATGATCGAGGCGGGTGTCGCGGACGGCACGATCCGCGCGGTGGGTGAGCCGTGGGTGATGGCGTACGGGCTGATCGGAATGGTGGGGTGGACGAATCGGTGGTTCAACCCGGACCAGACGCCGACCGATGCGGCCGCAGTGGGGATGACGTTCGCGCGGATGTTGATTTCGGGGATCGCGGTGGCGCCCGATGCATTGGACGGGGTGGGCGCGGTGTCGTCCAACGATCGGCGGAACGACCTCAGGTGA
- a CDS encoding MaoC family dehydratase, with amino-acid sequence MAGSRCRLAADRRYPPPVTDRRIVQRGLYFEEFDLDALYVHSPGRTVTETDNVLFTTLTMNTQSLHLDAQWAESTEFGERLVNSMFTLSTLVGTSVSQLTQGTIVANLGFREVRFPYPMRHGDTMSSSTRVLSKRLSASRPGQGIVEFEHTARNQHDQVVATAVRSTLMLCRPDTLPSLGDRG; translated from the coding sequence GTGGCGGGGAGCCGCTGCCGGCTCGCGGCAGACCGGCGATACCCTCCTCCGGTGACGGACAGACGAATTGTGCAGCGCGGCCTGTACTTCGAGGAATTCGACCTGGACGCGTTGTACGTCCACAGCCCGGGGCGCACCGTCACCGAGACCGACAACGTCCTGTTCACGACGCTGACGATGAACACGCAGTCCCTGCACCTCGACGCCCAATGGGCCGAGTCCACCGAATTCGGCGAACGGTTGGTCAACAGCATGTTCACCCTTTCGACATTGGTCGGGACCTCGGTGTCGCAGTTGACCCAGGGGACCATCGTGGCGAACCTGGGGTTCCGGGAGGTTCGGTTCCCCTACCCGATGAGGCACGGCGACACCATGTCGTCCTCGACAAGGGTGCTGTCCAAGCGACTGTCGGCGAGCCGCCCCGGGCAGGGAATCGTCGAGTTCGAGCACACCGCCCGCAACCAGCACGACCAGGTGGTCGCCACCGCCGTGCGATCCACCCTGATGCTGTGTCGGCCCGACACCCTGCCGTCCCTCGGTGACCGAGGATGA
- a CDS encoding DUF1440 domain-containing protein, whose product MSSMTQWARWGAVVGSGLVAGYAAVTVKGIGESVLQPWAEKIWPPTKAEKLLPGADPADHPEKMPPTVIVDRVFEKLTGDQPQDEVGERAAAVVHWGLGLSFALGYAVVRWRAPGVGTGWGAPAGLALYAATHGSLVPALQVQPPPWRMPTSAVAWEAGSHVMYVMTLDLALRAVDAMALHLPIRRR is encoded by the coding sequence ATGAGCAGCATGACCCAGTGGGCCCGATGGGGCGCGGTGGTCGGGTCGGGCCTGGTCGCCGGGTACGCGGCGGTGACCGTCAAGGGCATCGGTGAGTCGGTGCTGCAGCCGTGGGCCGAGAAGATCTGGCCGCCGACCAAGGCGGAGAAGCTCCTGCCGGGCGCCGATCCCGCCGATCACCCGGAGAAGATGCCGCCGACGGTGATCGTCGATCGGGTCTTCGAGAAGTTGACCGGGGACCAGCCGCAGGACGAGGTCGGCGAACGCGCTGCAGCCGTGGTCCACTGGGGTCTGGGCCTCTCGTTCGCCCTGGGCTACGCCGTCGTCCGGTGGCGCGCACCCGGGGTCGGAACCGGCTGGGGGGCACCGGCAGGTCTGGCGTTGTACGCGGCGACCCATGGGTCCCTCGTCCCGGCCCTGCAGGTACAGCCCCCACCCTGGCGGATGCCCACCTCCGCCGTCGCCTGGGAGGCGGGCTCGCACGTGATGTACGTCATGACACTGGATCTGGCCCTGCGGGCCGTCGATGCGATGGCACTGCACCTGCCGATCCGTCGACGTTGA
- a CDS encoding CoA ester lyase, whose protein sequence is MRSPIEKVPGPALLFCPADRPDRYQKAAAAADAVILDLEDAVALPARDFARESLIGSDLDPATTIVRLNPATSSQFTQDLAALARTPYRTVMLAKAETPADLDALTNLRVIALCESPLGVRNAALLADHPSVIALMWGAEDLLAGLGGSSSRGVDGRYRDIARYARSQVLIAAAAAGKQAYDAVHLDIADLDGLREEAQDAAASGFAGTVCIHPKQVSVVRAAFRPSAESLAWAHQILDAATISANGVFVHQGRMVDEPIVRQARRLVSMESAPEIP, encoded by the coding sequence GTGAGATCGCCGATCGAGAAGGTGCCGGGGCCGGCCCTGCTGTTCTGTCCGGCCGACCGGCCCGACCGCTATCAGAAGGCCGCGGCCGCGGCCGATGCCGTCATCCTCGATCTGGAGGATGCGGTTGCCCTGCCCGCCAGGGACTTCGCCCGGGAATCGCTGATCGGATCCGATCTCGACCCGGCGACGACGATCGTGCGGCTGAACCCGGCCACGAGTAGCCAATTCACCCAGGACCTCGCTGCGCTGGCGCGGACCCCGTATCGGACGGTGATGCTGGCCAAGGCCGAGACGCCCGCCGATCTGGACGCGCTGACGAACCTGAGGGTGATCGCACTGTGCGAAAGTCCGCTGGGGGTGCGCAATGCCGCTCTGCTCGCTGATCATCCGAGTGTCATCGCCTTGATGTGGGGTGCGGAGGATCTTCTCGCCGGTCTCGGTGGGAGTTCCAGTCGCGGCGTGGACGGCCGCTACCGGGACATCGCCCGATACGCACGCTCCCAGGTGCTGATCGCCGCGGCCGCCGCCGGCAAGCAGGCCTACGACGCGGTACACCTGGACATCGCCGATCTCGACGGTCTACGCGAGGAGGCGCAGGATGCCGCGGCCTCGGGGTTCGCCGGCACCGTCTGCATCCATCCGAAACAGGTGTCCGTGGTGCGCGCAGCGTTCCGCCCGTCCGCCGAGTCACTCGCCTGGGCGCACCAGATCCTGGACGCCGCAACGATTTCGGCGAACGGTGTGTTCGTGCATCAGGGCCGCATGGTGGACGAACCCATTGTTCGTCAGGCCCGCCGGTTGGTGTCGATGGAATCGGCTCCGGAGATCCCGTAG
- a CDS encoding putative quinol monooxygenase — protein sequence MIFITAKFQVRPEDADRWMDIAGEFTAATRLEPGCLWFEWSRSIEDSNEYVLVEAFRDGEAGGQHVQSAHFEQAQHTLPPHLVSTPKIISTDVDQDDWSELGELAVTSDV from the coding sequence ATGATCTTCATTACCGCGAAATTCCAGGTACGTCCCGAGGACGCCGACCGTTGGATGGACATCGCCGGCGAATTCACCGCTGCGACCCGTCTCGAACCAGGCTGTCTCTGGTTCGAGTGGTCGCGAAGCATCGAAGACAGCAACGAGTACGTATTGGTGGAAGCGTTCCGGGACGGAGAGGCCGGCGGGCAGCACGTGCAGTCCGCGCACTTCGAACAGGCCCAGCACACGCTGCCGCCGCATCTGGTGTCCACACCGAAGATCATCAGCACCGATGTCGACCAGGACGACTGGTCCGAACTCGGTGAGCTCGCGGTGACCTCGGACGTCTGA
- a CDS encoding class I adenylate-forming enzyme family protein, protein MLLTHDMLLRTAYGSAFGRAFQNGRRITLSLPMYHVYGYVEGMLAVLFVGGAIIPQLSFNARAILDAITTHRADDALFIPTMTLAVLDELEREPHELAPLTSLISSGGASPTGIWDRIDAMFGPVELTTGYGMSETTASTTVTRPDDPRERLLSTNGRLRDVGVAGDPDLGGRLAVYRVVDQVTGAPLPDGQVGELHVRGIGVTSGYWNKPEETAAVIDSEGWLHTGDLGRLDDDYLTLVGRAKDCYRCGGEQVMPKEIEDVLTSHPAVEQAHVVPLPDPRMGEVGVAWIVLRPGRTVEADELIAYSSERLARFKVPRHVLTISLADVPTTPSGRPRKFLLAERAAELLQVTS, encoded by the coding sequence GTGCTCCTGACCCACGACATGTTGCTGCGCACCGCCTATGGCAGCGCGTTCGGAAGGGCGTTCCAGAACGGGCGGCGAATCACCCTCTCGCTGCCGATGTATCACGTCTACGGCTACGTCGAGGGCATGCTGGCCGTGCTGTTCGTCGGGGGCGCGATCATCCCGCAGCTGAGCTTCAACGCCCGGGCGATCCTTGACGCGATCACCACCCACAGGGCGGACGACGCCCTGTTCATCCCCACCATGACCCTGGCGGTCCTGGACGAACTGGAACGCGAGCCACACGAGCTGGCCCCCCTGACGTCGTTGATCTCCTCCGGCGGCGCTTCTCCCACCGGGATCTGGGACCGGATCGATGCGATGTTCGGGCCGGTCGAACTCACCACCGGCTACGGCATGAGCGAAACCACGGCGTCCACCACGGTGACCCGACCGGACGACCCCCGGGAGCGGCTCCTTTCGACCAACGGCCGCCTGCGGGACGTGGGCGTGGCCGGTGACCCGGACCTCGGGGGCCGGCTGGCGGTCTACCGCGTCGTCGATCAGGTCACCGGCGCACCGCTGCCCGACGGTCAGGTCGGCGAATTGCACGTCCGCGGCATCGGCGTCACGTCGGGCTACTGGAACAAGCCGGAGGAGACCGCAGCCGTGATCGACTCCGAAGGTTGGCTGCACACCGGTGATCTCGGACGGTTGGACGATGACTACCTGACGCTCGTCGGCCGGGCCAAGGACTGCTACCGCTGCGGCGGTGAGCAGGTGATGCCGAAGGAGATCGAAGACGTACTGACCTCCCACCCGGCCGTCGAGCAGGCGCACGTCGTCCCGCTGCCCGACCCGCGGATGGGCGAGGTCGGTGTCGCGTGGATCGTCCTGCGGCCCGGACGCACGGTCGAGGCCGACGAGCTGATCGCCTACAGCTCCGAGCGGCTGGCGCGATTCAAGGTGCCCCGGCACGTGCTGACCATCTCGCTCGCCGACGTCCCGACGACGCCGAGCGGACGTCCCCGCAAGTTCCTGCTGGCCGAGCGTGCGGCAGAACTGTTGCAGGTTACTTCATGA
- a CDS encoding iron-sulfur cluster assembly protein — translation MTAVLSSRVHDPEAFEVRRLSAVTTALDTVIDPELDEPITDLGFVRSVQVDGGEVVVHLRLPTSFCSPNFAYLMASDAKDAIGQLDWVLRTVVQLDDHHDSDLINRGLAADAGYVGTFGHEAESDLDELRMTFRRKAHTAAMERCLTAVMRADASMTEEDLCSLTLADLAPGKFVTALRSRRADIGLPDDPRSLVFVDDQGHGYPRQDAVLRLRRARSTRISVDGNAHFCRGLLVTRYPDSGTDQAPRVHGAAPDGAAPGVPASDDPAGPSRPLIPLKVVSS, via the coding sequence ATGACGGCTGTCCTGTCCTCGCGGGTACACGATCCCGAGGCTTTCGAGGTCCGGCGGCTCAGCGCGGTGACCACCGCGTTGGACACCGTCATCGACCCCGAGTTGGACGAGCCCATCACCGATCTCGGTTTCGTGCGTTCGGTGCAGGTGGACGGCGGCGAGGTCGTCGTCCACCTGCGGTTGCCGACGTCGTTCTGCTCGCCCAACTTCGCCTACCTGATGGCATCGGACGCCAAGGACGCCATCGGGCAGTTGGATTGGGTGTTGCGGACCGTCGTCCAGTTGGACGATCACCACGACTCCGACCTGATCAACCGGGGCCTGGCCGCCGACGCCGGCTACGTCGGCACCTTCGGCCACGAAGCCGAGAGCGATCTCGACGAACTACGGATGACGTTCCGGCGCAAGGCCCACACCGCTGCCATGGAAAGGTGTCTCACCGCGGTCATGCGCGCGGATGCGTCGATGACGGAAGAGGATCTCTGCTCGCTGACGCTGGCCGACCTGGCGCCGGGCAAATTCGTCACCGCCCTGCGGAGCCGACGGGCCGACATCGGCCTGCCGGACGATCCGCGTTCGCTGGTCTTCGTCGACGACCAGGGACACGGGTACCCCCGCCAGGACGCCGTCCTCCGACTGCGGCGGGCCCGCTCCACCCGCATCTCGGTCGACGGCAACGCCCACTTCTGCCGCGGGTTGCTGGTCACCCGCTATCCCGACTCCGGAACGGACCAGGCTCCGCGAGTCCACGGCGCCGCACCGGATGGTGCTGCGCCGGGTGTTCCTGCGTCTGATGATCCTGCCGGGCCGTCCCGTCCGCTCATTCCTCTGAAGGTGGTCTCGTCATGA
- a CDS encoding amidohydrolase family protein produces MYSKDGQDYFIVDSHIALWDAREANQRNIHGKQFIDCFYDYHRNLSPESEVWSYDEYLYQGGQRLMKDLFTDGYVDHAIFQPANLVEFYNNGFGQTQEAFELSQANPTKLTYNHHFDPRNGEQGLIQLREDAARFNLKGVKLYTAEWHGESRGWKLDDPWAYRYFEACRELGIKNIHVHKGPTIRPLDRDAFDVADIDKVATDFTDLNFIVEHCGLPRLEDFCWIATQEPNVYAGLAVAMPFMHTRPRYFAQIIGELLYWVGEDKILFSSDYAIWTPKWLVEQFVDFQIPADMTEYPELTIDAKKKILGLNAARLYDLPVPAGLEVAVPAQPEAEVAVGASA; encoded by the coding sequence ATGTACAGCAAGGATGGACAGGACTACTTCATCGTCGACAGCCACATCGCGCTGTGGGACGCCCGAGAGGCGAATCAGCGCAACATCCACGGCAAGCAGTTCATCGACTGCTTCTACGACTACCACCGCAACCTCAGCCCGGAGTCGGAGGTCTGGTCGTACGACGAGTACCTCTACCAGGGTGGTCAGCGTCTGATGAAGGACCTGTTCACCGACGGTTACGTCGACCATGCGATCTTCCAGCCGGCGAACCTGGTCGAGTTCTACAACAATGGGTTCGGCCAGACGCAGGAAGCCTTCGAACTGTCCCAGGCCAACCCGACGAAACTGACGTACAACCACCACTTCGACCCGCGCAACGGCGAGCAGGGCCTGATCCAGCTGCGGGAGGACGCAGCACGGTTCAACCTCAAGGGCGTCAAGCTCTACACGGCGGAATGGCACGGTGAGTCCCGTGGCTGGAAGCTCGACGACCCCTGGGCCTACCGGTATTTCGAGGCCTGCCGCGAACTGGGCATCAAGAACATCCACGTCCACAAGGGACCCACCATCCGGCCGCTCGACCGAGATGCCTTCGACGTCGCCGACATCGACAAGGTGGCAACAGATTTCACCGATCTCAACTTCATCGTCGAGCACTGCGGCCTGCCGCGGCTGGAGGACTTCTGCTGGATCGCCACGCAGGAGCCGAACGTCTACGCCGGCCTGGCCGTGGCGATGCCGTTCATGCACACCCGCCCGCGGTACTTCGCGCAGATCATCGGCGAGCTCCTGTACTGGGTGGGCGAGGACAAGATCCTGTTCAGTTCGGACTACGCGATCTGGACCCCGAAGTGGCTTGTGGAGCAGTTCGTCGACTTCCAGATCCCGGCGGACATGACGGAGTACCCGGAACTGACCATCGACGCCAAGAAGAAGATCCTCGGGCTCAACGCGGCGCGTCTGTACGACCTCCCGGTGCCGGCCGGCCTCGAGGTGGCTGTTCCGGCGCAGCCGGAAGCAGAGGTCGCGGTCGGGGCCTCGGCATGA
- a CDS encoding AMP-binding protein, with the protein MGGQGPRTLTFPGVSAFARRAYSDTGLWDGELLDDYLFRCASRTPDRPAVIDADSRISYGQLARRVTAVAAGLRGLGVGRGDVVSIQLPNWWEAMVVHFAAISIGAVSNPTMPILRDRDLAFMVGSARAKVLVVAADYRNHDHGAMALRLGRELPGLEHVVTVRGRREGALAFDELLASAPEGGTPEAGRSADDPVVLLYTSGTESSPKGAVHSHNTLGYENRTMIELFELTADDVVWAPSPIAHITGVLFALHLPTMLDCAVALQDIWEPTTALELIQAERCTFVVAATPFLHGLTYHPELSRFDVGCLRVFVCGGADVPPTLIADAGERLGVRAVRLYGSTEIPTVTSSAAGAPLDRRARTDGRAIADADIVVVDDEGRPVPIGTVGRLRARGPEAMLGYLGLDRDPFDPDGWFDTGDLGSLDEGGYVTMAGRSKDIILRGGENISAKEVEDLLGTHPAIADVAVVSMPDPRLTERACAVVVLRPGASLELSDLTAHLDALQVARQKYPERLEFVDELPRTPTGKVQKFALRTLVAERLT; encoded by the coding sequence GTGGGCGGCCAGGGACCGAGGACCCTGACGTTCCCGGGTGTCTCGGCCTTCGCGCGCCGCGCCTACAGCGACACCGGGCTCTGGGACGGGGAACTGCTGGACGACTACCTGTTCCGGTGCGCCTCGCGTACGCCTGATCGGCCGGCGGTGATCGACGCCGATTCGCGGATCAGCTACGGCCAACTCGCGCGGCGGGTCACGGCGGTGGCCGCCGGATTGCGTGGCCTCGGGGTGGGCCGGGGAGACGTCGTCTCGATCCAGCTGCCGAATTGGTGGGAGGCGATGGTCGTCCATTTCGCCGCGATCAGCATCGGCGCGGTCAGCAATCCGACGATGCCGATCCTGCGTGACCGTGACCTGGCGTTCATGGTCGGCTCTGCGCGCGCAAAGGTACTCGTGGTGGCTGCGGACTACCGCAACCACGACCACGGCGCGATGGCACTGCGTCTGGGCCGTGAGTTGCCGGGACTGGAGCACGTGGTGACCGTTCGCGGGCGCCGCGAAGGGGCTCTCGCCTTCGACGAGCTCCTGGCGAGCGCACCAGAAGGAGGAACGCCGGAGGCGGGCCGGAGCGCCGACGACCCGGTCGTCCTGCTCTACACGTCGGGCACCGAGTCCTCGCCGAAGGGCGCGGTGCACTCGCACAACACCCTCGGCTACGAGAACCGCACCATGATCGAACTTTTCGAGCTCACGGCCGATGACGTCGTCTGGGCCCCGTCGCCGATCGCACACATCACCGGCGTGCTCTTCGCGCTGCACCTGCCGACGATGCTCGACTGCGCCGTTGCGCTGCAGGACATCTGGGAACCGACCACGGCCCTGGAACTGATCCAGGCAGAGCGCTGCACGTTCGTGGTGGCGGCGACGCCGTTCCTGCACGGCCTGACCTATCACCCCGAGCTCAGCAGGTTCGACGTCGGCTGCCTGCGGGTGTTCGTGTGCGGCGGCGCCGATGTCCCGCCCACTCTGATCGCCGACGCCGGGGAGCGCCTGGGCGTGCGGGCCGTCCGCCTGTACGGATCCACCGAGATCCCCACCGTCACCTCCAGTGCGGCCGGCGCTCCCCTCGACCGGCGCGCCCGCACCGACGGACGGGCGATCGCCGACGCCGACATCGTGGTGGTCGACGACGAGGGCCGTCCGGTGCCGATCGGCACCGTCGGTCGACTGCGGGCCCGTGGTCCGGAGGCGATGCTGGGCTATCTCGGACTGGACCGCGACCCGTTCGACCCGGACGGTTGGTTCGACACCGGAGACCTCGGATCACTCGACGAGGGCGGATACGTCACGATGGCGGGCCGCAGCAAGGACATCATCCTGCGCGGCGGTGAGAACATCAGCGCCAAGGAGGTCGAGGACCTACTTGGCACCCATCCGGCGATCGCCGACGTGGCGGTTGTCTCGATGCCCGACCCGCGCCTGACCGAACGGGCCTGCGCGGTGGTCGTGCTGCGGCCCGGGGCGAGCCTCGAATTGTCCGACCTGACGGCACATCTCGACGCCCTGCAGGTGGCGAGGCAGAAGTATCCCGAGCGGTTGGAGTTCGTCGACGAACTCCCTAGAACGCCGACGGGCAAGGTGCAGAAGTTCGCTCTCCGCACCCTGGTCGCAGAGCGTCTCACCTGA
- a CDS encoding NAD(P)-dependent alcohol dehydrogenase — protein MKAVQVVGYHEKLEMKEIPVPRVSGPHDVIVKIGGAGVCRTDIHILEGQWAEKSGVALPYTIGHENAGWVHAVGSAVTNVVEGDKVILHPLVTCGLCRACRFGDDVHCEQSQFPGIDTAGGYAEFLKTSARSVVKIDDSLEPADIAALADAGLTAYHAAAKAARKLHPGDRCLVIGAGGLGHIGIQVLKAISAAELIVVDRNPDAVKLAVAIGADHGIVADGTQIEQVLQLTGGKGAEAVIDFVGEGGSTKEGVQMLRRAGDYHVVGYGEDLVIPTIDIISTEINFIGNLVGSYNDLVELMALAAQQRVQLHTAKYSLDDFQSALDDLGAGQIRGRAILVP, from the coding sequence ATGAAGGCAGTACAGGTGGTCGGGTATCACGAGAAGCTCGAGATGAAGGAGATCCCGGTCCCGCGGGTCAGCGGTCCGCACGACGTGATCGTCAAGATCGGCGGGGCCGGGGTCTGCCGCACCGACATCCACATCCTCGAGGGTCAGTGGGCCGAGAAGTCCGGTGTGGCACTGCCTTACACGATCGGACACGAGAACGCAGGCTGGGTGCACGCGGTCGGTAGCGCGGTGACCAACGTCGTCGAGGGCGACAAGGTGATCCTGCACCCGCTGGTCACCTGCGGCTTGTGCCGGGCCTGCCGGTTCGGCGACGACGTGCACTGCGAGCAGTCGCAGTTCCCCGGCATCGACACGGCCGGCGGATACGCCGAGTTCCTGAAGACCTCGGCGCGCAGCGTCGTCAAGATCGACGATTCGCTGGAGCCGGCGGACATCGCGGCGCTCGCCGATGCCGGTCTCACCGCTTACCACGCGGCGGCCAAGGCGGCCCGGAAGCTGCACCCCGGTGACCGTTGCCTCGTCATCGGCGCCGGTGGACTCGGGCACATCGGTATCCAGGTGCTCAAGGCGATCTCGGCCGCCGAGCTCATCGTGGTGGACCGCAATCCGGATGCGGTGAAACTCGCCGTGGCGATCGGTGCGGACCACGGAATCGTCGCCGACGGCACCCAGATCGAGCAGGTCCTGCAGCTGACCGGCGGCAAGGGCGCCGAGGCCGTCATCGACTTCGTCGGTGAGGGCGGCTCGACGAAGGAGGGGGTGCAGATGCTCCGGCGGGCCGGTGACTACCACGTCGTCGGCTACGGCGAGGATCTCGTCATCCCGACCATCGACATCATCTCGACGGAGATCAATTTCATCGGGAACCTCGTGGGCTCCTACAACGACCTGGTGGAGCTGATGGCGTTGGCGGCGCAGCAACGGGTCCAACTTCACACGGCCAAGTACTCCCTCGACGATTTCCAGTCCGCGCTGGACGACCTCGGAGCCGGTCAGATCCGGGGGCGTGCCATCCTGGTGCCCTGA
- a CDS encoding NAD(P)/FAD-dependent oxidoreductase: MSTTSEVDVVVIGAGFAGLRSLHTLREMGLSVAVLEAGDGIGGVWFWNRYPGARCDVESYDYSYGFSEELQQEWRWSERYATQPEILRYVEHVADKFDLRRDVHLNQRMTQARFDEEDSRWDVTTEDGIRCRATYLVMAVGNLSTTKAPELPGLSDFTGRILHTATWPREGVELNGQRMGIVGTGSSGMQLVPIAAQRAEHLTVFQRTPNFSVPAANALLSDERDAEVKAHYVERREAARWSPSGLGFKPNKQSAKEVSAQERQETYERAWNGMGFGFVLAFYDLLLDQESNDTAADFIRAKIAEVVHDPQTRDKLMPVGFPFGAKRPSVDSGYFTAFNRPNVALVDVRSDPIEKVTATGIRTASGDHPLDILVFATGFDAMTGSLLRPQIIGRGGRTLREHWSAGPRTFLGPFIAGFPNLFVIAGPGSPSLLSNVLLSIEQHVDWLAALLLRMRENATEVFEATREAEEGWVAHVNERADATLYPKAQSYYMGDEMPGKPRVFMPYVGGVRAYRRILEKVLADGYDGLALTAGSGMVRTGS, from the coding sequence GTGAGCACAACATCTGAGGTCGACGTCGTTGTCATCGGAGCGGGCTTCGCCGGCCTGCGGTCGCTGCACACCCTGCGCGAGATGGGTTTGTCGGTCGCCGTCCTCGAGGCCGGCGATGGCATCGGTGGTGTCTGGTTCTGGAATCGGTACCCCGGTGCCCGGTGCGACGTCGAGAGCTACGACTACTCCTACGGCTTCTCCGAAGAACTGCAGCAGGAGTGGCGTTGGAGCGAGCGCTACGCGACCCAGCCGGAGATCCTGCGGTACGTCGAGCACGTGGCCGACAAATTCGACCTGCGCCGGGACGTGCACCTGAACCAGCGGATGACCCAGGCGCGGTTCGACGAGGAGGACAGTCGTTGGGACGTGACGACGGAAGACGGTATACGTTGTCGTGCAACCTATCTCGTGATGGCCGTTGGTAACCTGTCGACGACCAAGGCCCCGGAGTTGCCCGGCCTGTCCGACTTCACCGGACGTATCCTGCACACGGCGACCTGGCCGCGGGAGGGTGTCGAGCTGAACGGTCAGCGCATGGGCATCGTCGGCACCGGGTCGTCCGGGATGCAGTTGGTCCCGATCGCCGCACAGCGGGCCGAACACCTGACGGTCTTCCAGCGCACCCCGAACTTCAGCGTGCCGGCCGCGAACGCCCTGTTGTCCGACGAGCGGGACGCCGAAGTCAAGGCGCACTACGTCGAGCGTCGGGAAGCGGCCAGGTGGTCGCCGAGCGGTCTGGGGTTCAAGCCCAACAAGCAGTCGGCCAAAGAGGTCTCGGCCCAGGAGCGTCAGGAGACCTACGAGCGGGCCTGGAACGGAATGGGCTTCGGCTTCGTCCTGGCGTTCTACGACCTGTTGCTCGACCAGGAGTCGAATGACACCGCGGCCGATTTCATCCGCGCGAAGATCGCCGAGGTCGTCCACGATCCGCAGACCCGCGACAAGCTGATGCCGGTCGGCTTCCCCTTCGGAGCCAAGCGCCCGTCGGTGGACAGCGGTTACTTCACCGCATTCAACCGCCCCAACGTCGCTCTGGTGGACGTGCGCAGTGATCCGATCGAGAAGGTCACCGCGACCGGTATCCGGACCGCGAGCGGGGACCACCCGCTGGACATCCTGGTCTTCGCCACCGGTTTCGACGCGATGACCGGATCGTTGCTGCGGCCGCAGATCATCGGCCGGGGGGGACGCACCCTGCGGGAGCACTGGTCGGCGGGGCCGCGCACCTTCCTGGGGCCGTTCATCGCCGGGTTCCCCAATCTGTTCGTGATCGCCGGCCCCGGCAGCCCGTCGCTGCTGAGCAACGTCCTGCTGTCCATCGAGCAGCATGTCGATTGGCTCGCCGCCCTGCTGCTGCGCATGCGGGAGAACGCCACCGAAGTTTTCGAGGCCACCCGCGAGGCGGAGGAGGGCTGGGTCGCACACGTCAACGAACGGGCCGACGCGACGCTCTACCCCAAGGCGCAGTCGTACTACATGGGCGATGAGATGCCCGGCAAACCGCGGGTGTTCATGCCCTACGTGGGGGGCGTGCGCGCCTACCGACGCATCCTGGAAAAGGTCCTCGCCGACGGGTACGACGGTCTGGCCCTGACGGCCGGCAGCGGAATGGTCCGTACGGGGTCGTAG